A stretch of Cupriavidus sp. D39 DNA encodes these proteins:
- a CDS encoding ISAzo13 family transposase — protein sequence MDEKEAGIAEKFKSLSELLDEQQRRLWAATEARALGYGGVSIVARATGLTRPTIVAGLKELDDAKGPASTKTQRRVRRAGAGRPRVTHSNAELRPALEELVEPTTRGDPMSPLRWTCKSVRILASELTRQGHPVSHQSVSALLQEAGYSLQANRKTREGASHPDRNAQFEHIAKRARQFQRRGQPVISVDTKKKELVGDFKNAGQEWHPKGQAPQVRVHDFQDKELGKAIPYGVYDLNANAGWVSVGVDHDTPEFAVESICCWWRRMGRKTYPDATELLITADGGGSNSSRARLWKVALQRMADATGLKISVCHFPPGTSKWNKIEHRMFCHITENWRGHPLVSHEVIVNLIAGTTTAKGLRVKAALDKRSYLTGVQVDDSTMASLHLKTDKFHGDWNYTLSPAASVRSVKSSIKSREKL from the coding sequence ATGGATGAAAAAGAAGCTGGAATCGCAGAGAAGTTCAAGTCATTGAGTGAGCTGTTAGATGAACAGCAGCGGCGGCTATGGGCGGCCACGGAGGCTCGCGCGTTGGGTTATGGCGGGGTAAGCATCGTTGCGCGAGCGACCGGACTGACGCGTCCGACGATCGTTGCAGGACTCAAGGAACTCGACGATGCGAAGGGGCCTGCATCGACAAAGACGCAGCGGCGTGTGAGACGAGCTGGAGCGGGGCGTCCGCGAGTGACGCACAGTAATGCAGAGCTGCGTCCGGCGTTGGAGGAACTGGTCGAACCGACCACGCGAGGCGATCCGATGTCGCCGCTGCGCTGGACGTGCAAGAGCGTGCGGATTCTGGCGTCGGAGTTGACCCGCCAAGGCCACCCAGTCAGCCATCAAAGCGTGAGTGCGTTGTTGCAAGAAGCTGGCTACAGCCTGCAGGCCAATCGCAAGACACGCGAGGGTGCCTCGCATCCGGACCGCAATGCGCAGTTCGAGCACATCGCCAAGCGTGCCCGGCAATTTCAGCGACGCGGCCAGCCCGTGATCTCGGTGGATACCAAGAAGAAGGAACTGGTCGGAGACTTCAAGAATGCCGGGCAAGAGTGGCATCCCAAGGGGCAAGCGCCCCAGGTGCGTGTGCATGACTTCCAAGACAAGGAGCTGGGCAAGGCCATTCCATATGGCGTCTATGACCTGAACGCCAACGCCGGATGGGTCAGCGTCGGTGTCGACCACGACACGCCGGAGTTTGCGGTCGAATCGATCTGCTGTTGGTGGCGACGCATGGGGCGGAAAACCTATCCCGACGCAACCGAGTTGCTGATCACCGCCGATGGAGGCGGCAGCAACAGTTCGCGCGCACGGCTGTGGAAGGTGGCGCTGCAGCGCATGGCCGATGCCACAGGGCTGAAGATATCGGTGTGTCACTTCCCGCCGGGCACCAGCAAGTGGAACAAAATCGAACACCGGATGTTCTGCCATATTACCGAGAACTGGCGCGGACACCCTCTCGTGAGCCACGAGGTGATCGTCAACCTGATCGCCGGCACAACCACCGCGAAGGGGTTGCGCGTGAAGGCTGCTTTGGACAAAAGATCCTATCTGACAGGCGTACAGGTTGACGACTCGACGATGGCGTCGCTGCATTTGAAGACCGACAAGTTCCACGGCGACTGGAACTACACACTATCTCCTGCTGCGTCGGTTCGATCCGTAAAATCATCCATCAAGTCGCGCGAAAAGTTGTAA
- a CDS encoding integrase: protein MNNTLISPIAECPDWYRVEDDTVVTRDKAGNAVSLFGDDAWDIQAYTIGLRRTHIHFRGHLPDGASRALSEATTRQWKQVMYFLMHEVTDTVPASGTLHARSNHLRAFAFFAAARQLTLYEGLSTVAVVLDYAAQTGMETKAQILHSILVKLHRLGVGTTGLRVPLGQLHKPLLERFAQRAGYSQHPVIPTRIYQHFLSACEHDLSIAEGVADMLSDYLARRYAGERPGVSVELARTALHFGCKDSPYVVSFLVAAIGGLCQLVILSFTGMRAAEAENLPYNCLSETRLDGVTHYTIEGITTKLSGGRSRRACWVTSQLAARAVRLAQRLSGEAHRAHCAQGYAESTDGSHLLFCRMGLRLGYVANRAASTVHNDIEAFRERVFPTITVEDIAELKRVDMHRAWEDEPKYAVGQQWPFTRHQLRRTLALYAHRSGLVTLPTLKRQLQHVTQEMSMYYARGSAFAKELSKNNFYNFSRDLMDDFTDRTDAAGDSV from the coding sequence ATGAACAACACGCTGATCTCACCGATCGCTGAGTGCCCCGACTGGTATCGGGTCGAGGATGATACGGTCGTCACGCGCGACAAGGCTGGAAACGCGGTTTCGCTGTTTGGTGACGACGCCTGGGACATCCAGGCATATACGATCGGACTGCGTCGCACCCACATCCATTTCAGGGGACACCTGCCTGACGGCGCGAGTCGCGCCCTTTCAGAGGCGACTACGCGTCAGTGGAAGCAGGTGATGTACTTTCTGATGCACGAAGTTACCGATACGGTCCCGGCGTCCGGTACGCTACACGCTCGTTCAAATCACCTGAGGGCGTTCGCGTTCTTTGCCGCCGCACGTCAGCTTACGCTCTACGAGGGCCTGTCCACTGTCGCTGTTGTTCTGGACTATGCGGCGCAAACCGGGATGGAGACGAAGGCCCAGATCCTTCATTCGATTCTGGTAAAGCTTCACCGTCTGGGCGTCGGGACCACAGGGCTGCGCGTACCACTGGGCCAACTGCACAAGCCTCTGCTCGAGCGCTTCGCGCAACGTGCTGGATACTCACAACACCCTGTCATCCCGACGCGGATCTACCAGCACTTCCTGTCGGCCTGTGAGCATGACCTCAGCATCGCAGAGGGCGTCGCTGACATGCTGTCGGACTACCTCGCACGCAGGTACGCTGGAGAGAGGCCGGGCGTCTCTGTGGAACTGGCGAGGACTGCTTTGCACTTCGGGTGCAAGGACTCCCCTTACGTTGTGTCGTTTCTTGTAGCGGCGATCGGCGGGCTATGCCAGCTTGTCATCCTGTCGTTCACCGGCATGCGTGCGGCAGAAGCGGAGAACCTGCCGTACAACTGCCTGAGCGAGACCCGTCTGGATGGCGTGACGCACTACACGATCGAGGGCATCACGACCAAGCTGTCGGGCGGTCGTTCCAGGCGCGCATGCTGGGTGACCAGCCAGCTCGCTGCCCGTGCCGTCAGGCTCGCGCAACGGCTGTCGGGCGAGGCACACCGTGCGCACTGCGCGCAGGGCTACGCCGAATCGACGGACGGTTCGCACCTGCTGTTCTGCCGGATGGGGCTGCGTTTGGGGTACGTAGCAAACCGGGCGGCGAGTACCGTTCATAACGATATCGAAGCCTTTCGTGAGCGCGTCTTCCCGACAATCACGGTCGAGGACATCGCTGAACTGAAGCGTGTCGACATGCACCGCGCGTGGGAAGACGAGCCGAAGTACGCGGTCGGGCAGCAGTGGCCGTTCACGCGCCATCAGCTTCGCCGTACCCTGGCCCTCTACGCCCATCGGAGCGGACTCGTGACGCTGCCGACGCTCAAACGTCAGTTGCAGCACGTCACGCAGGAGATGAGCATGTACTACGCTCGTGGCTCGGCATTCGCTAAGGAACTGTCAAAAAATAACTTTTACAACTTTTCGCGCGACTTGATGGATGATTTTACGGATCGAACCGACGCAGCAGGAGATAGTGTGTAG
- a CDS encoding integrase has translation MSRQYEEVHMPLAEGTTLLHPERALLKWEGTNSRSDIGQICYLTRDTSSPQRTRHTFEHSSFSSERARVVRLLVTQISGRMTLGTRRPETISMYLRVVLEFVNWADRQGLHQTLCHEKATAEAVHRYFREKREQVSLGNLKRNSVGTNQRYLLSMLRELFRNDDFCADEKVLRRQLDASVPTAVPDAGAQAALLAWADALFSGISTLVLDFKPYPVHVTTARGESLCLVPYRHHRREGDGSHGLAGWNLETGEPRTREELTMRMAEAGAKNPFKRSGDIATRAAKHFAAANEDAQSPIRRSHASMAVFCFAALFLAETGVNPAQLLAMRWSPEFAASLQDASVARQKFREVKYRAGGRDVTFTVSLGFMPKLKAYLALREYLVQDADYDGLFMVVGCSAQRRQPVGLSPQFLVQLYRRLDTFGIVLPRISARQWRAVKQDWAVSNHGPVVAATLMGHSLVTALRSYSNGTDAAHKAEMGAFLASVEKTVLKPGDDPAGSIRGAVGICIGFHKPAPIADSVTVQPDCRSTEGCLFCDQYRVHADATDIRKLLGCRHCIRLVSGRAGSVEQYDSSFGAVLRRVDFLLDELRKRDAALVNQIEQDVDIEGNLDAFWSTKLDQLYELGVA, from the coding sequence ATGAGTCGCCAGTACGAGGAAGTGCACATGCCGCTCGCGGAGGGCACAACACTGCTGCACCCCGAGCGCGCGCTGCTCAAGTGGGAAGGCACCAACAGCCGTTCCGATATCGGTCAGATCTGCTATCTGACGCGTGACACGTCAAGTCCGCAGCGCACGCGACACACTTTCGAGCACTCAAGCTTCAGCAGCGAACGCGCCAGGGTCGTGCGCCTGCTGGTGACCCAGATTTCCGGGCGTATGACCCTTGGCACGAGGCGCCCGGAGACGATCTCCATGTATTTGCGCGTCGTGCTTGAGTTCGTCAACTGGGCCGACAGGCAGGGCTTGCATCAGACGCTTTGTCACGAGAAGGCTACGGCGGAGGCCGTTCATCGCTACTTCCGTGAGAAGCGCGAACAGGTCTCGCTGGGCAACCTGAAGCGCAATTCCGTCGGCACCAATCAGCGTTATCTGTTGTCGATGCTACGTGAGTTATTTCGAAACGACGACTTCTGCGCCGATGAGAAGGTGCTACGCCGTCAACTGGATGCTTCTGTGCCGACGGCTGTGCCTGACGCCGGGGCACAAGCCGCCCTGCTCGCGTGGGCTGACGCGCTCTTCAGCGGCATCAGCACGCTGGTGCTCGACTTCAAGCCGTACCCGGTGCACGTGACTACCGCGCGAGGTGAGAGTCTTTGCCTTGTTCCGTACAGACACCATCGTCGCGAAGGCGACGGCTCGCACGGCCTGGCCGGCTGGAATCTGGAAACGGGAGAGCCGCGCACCCGGGAAGAACTCACGATGCGCATGGCGGAGGCTGGCGCTAAAAACCCTTTTAAGCGTTCGGGGGACATCGCGACGCGTGCGGCTAAACATTTTGCGGCGGCGAACGAGGACGCGCAGTCACCGATCCGTCGCTCACATGCTTCGATGGCGGTCTTTTGCTTTGCCGCGCTGTTTCTGGCCGAAACGGGCGTCAACCCCGCACAACTGCTGGCCATGAGGTGGAGCCCGGAGTTTGCCGCGAGCCTGCAGGATGCGTCGGTTGCACGTCAGAAGTTTCGTGAGGTCAAGTACCGTGCAGGCGGTAGGGACGTTACGTTCACCGTCTCGCTGGGCTTCATGCCGAAGCTCAAGGCGTATCTGGCATTGCGCGAGTATCTGGTGCAGGACGCAGACTACGACGGACTGTTCATGGTAGTCGGGTGTTCTGCACAGAGACGACAGCCAGTGGGTCTCTCACCCCAGTTTCTGGTTCAGCTTTACCGTCGACTCGACACGTTCGGGATCGTGCTGCCACGCATTAGCGCACGTCAATGGCGTGCGGTGAAACAGGATTGGGCGGTGAGCAACCACGGCCCTGTCGTCGCAGCCACGCTGATGGGGCACTCGCTGGTCACGGCGCTGCGCTCGTACTCCAACGGTACGGATGCCGCGCACAAGGCTGAGATGGGCGCGTTCCTCGCTTCGGTCGAGAAGACCGTGCTGAAGCCCGGCGACGACCCAGCTGGCAGCATCAGGGGCGCGGTGGGCATCTGCATCGGGTTCCACAAGCCTGCACCGATCGCGGACTCGGTCACCGTGCAGCCTGACTGCCGCTCGACCGAAGGGTGCCTCTTCTGCGACCAGTACCGCGTGCACGCCGACGCCACCGACATCCGCAAGCTGCTGGGCTGCCGTCACTGCATCAGGCTCGTGAGTGGGCGTGCTGGATCGGTCGAGCAGTACGACAGCTCGTTCGGCGCGGTGCTGCGCCGCGTTGACTTCCTGCTGGATGAACTGCGTAAGCGCGACGCCGCGCTGGTCAATCAGATCGAGCAGGACGTTGATATTGAGGGGAACCTGGACGCTTTCTGGTCGACGAAGCTCGACCAGCTTTACGAATTGGGAGTGGCATGA
- a CDS encoding site-specific integrase yields MLKRTPAQTQQRICTMTARRTTIRQLPLTEVVDRDTPGATPVSITASEGGTIYHTVPLADPDTGRRRDARPQWIAGTFPLFPVVRLADGAPWAEANVWLIDMMESKSSPNMLTFASIADDLVAFRRYLDDEDVDWLMFPANKRQRPTYRYSASIRLAVQAGELSPGVARRRMGAVVRFYRWLMAEAGFRPANAPWVESGRFIEFKDQKGFSRAVEVKTTDLSISGRRAEDPWDDHIQDGGRLRPLSSSEQSVLLQSLAALGNTEMTLVHLFALLTGARIQTVLTVRAKHVMRKPGGYHGDDIRLACGPGTGIDTKGGVKGVLHLPRGLYERLYIYVHSDRARKRRQLADGGDHPDQPLFLSHRGAPLYEDRASRAPLSAGPQVRRHVKTGQAVRQFIRDELLPVMRVQLGNPRYEFSFHDLRATFGLNMVDTMTANETKYTRALDQLRQLMWHVQPSTTERYLAYRENCKLFDAVQDGWGAHLSTLVARTLDTAVAA; encoded by the coding sequence GTGTTAAAGCGGACACCCGCACAAACACAGCAGAGGATCTGCACGATGACAGCAAGACGAACGACCATCCGGCAACTGCCGCTGACCGAGGTCGTTGACCGCGACACACCCGGTGCGACGCCGGTCAGCATCACCGCCTCCGAGGGCGGCACTATCTATCACACGGTCCCACTCGCAGACCCTGACACCGGCAGGCGACGCGACGCCCGCCCGCAGTGGATCGCAGGCACTTTCCCTCTCTTTCCCGTTGTCCGGCTCGCTGACGGCGCGCCGTGGGCTGAGGCAAACGTCTGGCTCATTGATATGATGGAGTCGAAGTCGTCGCCAAACATGCTGACGTTCGCCAGCATCGCAGACGACCTGGTGGCGTTCCGTCGTTATCTCGATGACGAGGACGTCGACTGGCTGATGTTCCCCGCGAACAAACGGCAACGGCCCACCTACCGCTACAGCGCCTCGATCAGGCTGGCTGTGCAGGCAGGCGAACTGTCTCCGGGCGTTGCCAGGCGTCGTATGGGTGCCGTGGTGCGTTTCTATCGCTGGCTCATGGCCGAAGCAGGCTTCAGGCCCGCAAACGCGCCGTGGGTCGAATCTGGCCGTTTCATCGAGTTCAAGGACCAGAAGGGCTTCAGCCGCGCGGTCGAGGTCAAGACTACCGACCTGTCGATCAGTGGTCGGCGCGCCGAAGACCCGTGGGACGATCACATTCAGGACGGCGGTCGCCTGCGCCCACTGTCCTCTTCCGAGCAGTCGGTGCTGCTCCAATCGTTAGCCGCACTCGGCAACACCGAGATGACGCTCGTTCATCTGTTCGCGCTGTTGACAGGCGCTCGTATCCAGACGGTACTGACCGTGCGAGCGAAACACGTGATGCGCAAGCCTGGCGGGTATCACGGCGACGACATCCGTCTCGCCTGCGGGCCGGGTACGGGCATCGACACGAAGGGCGGAGTCAAGGGCGTGTTGCACTTGCCGCGCGGTTTGTACGAGCGGCTGTACATCTACGTGCACAGCGATCGTGCTCGCAAGCGTCGCCAGCTGGCAGACGGCGGCGATCATCCCGACCAGCCGCTCTTTTTGAGCCATCGCGGTGCGCCACTCTACGAGGATCGCGCGTCGCGTGCCCCGCTCAGCGCTGGCCCGCAGGTACGCCGCCATGTCAAGACCGGGCAGGCCGTGCGCCAGTTCATCAGGGACGAACTGTTGCCCGTGATGCGCGTGCAGCTTGGCAACCCCAGGTACGAGTTCAGCTTCCACGACCTGCGCGCCACCTTCGGGCTGAACATGGTCGACACGATGACAGCGAATGAGACGAAGTACACGCGGGCGCTCGATCAGTTGCGGCAGTTGATGTGGCACGTACAACCGTCTACGACCGAGCGCTACCTCGCTTACCGCGAGAATTGCAAGCTGTTCGACGCGGTACAGGACGGCTGGGGCGCGCATCTGTCGACGCTGGTTGCGCGCACCCTCGACACGGCGGTGGCAGCATGA
- a CDS encoding transposase: MTLWSHWLAAVAELRPACSRARTFLWMLLTLVGLCCRSDNAGVTSFVRLLNFGDAAYHRFLHLFHSDALDLDVLTACWSRLCLKLFQPFEIGSRVVLLADGIKAPKEGKRMPGVKLLHQQSASNTKPEYIMGHSLQAISLLVHSAAGQVAAVPLTSRIHEGLVFSNRDSSTLLDKLVKLLKRVATDMDRQVLLVADAYYASAKVIAPLLAAGHHLISRAKSNAVAYLPAAQPERRGKGRPAIYGSKVRLKDLASDEGAFTSAPSPVYGDSNVTLRYRALNLMWRPVGRLVRFVIVHHPQRGTIFLLCTDLTLEPLQILSLYGYRFKIELGFRQAVHVLGAYAYHFWMAGMKPLRRGSGDQYLHRESQEYRDGVRRKMRAFHAYVQLGAVAQGLLLHLAINHTAKVWHGFWSWLRTMNVAMPPSELVVANALRSGLPTFFATCSSVPGLTKILDKYRRQDGPLHDWPPMQRAA; this comes from the coding sequence ATGACTCTTTGGTCCCACTGGCTCGCCGCCGTTGCTGAGCTTCGCCCCGCCTGTTCTCGTGCACGAACGTTTCTCTGGATGCTGCTTACTCTGGTCGGTCTTTGCTGTCGCAGCGACAATGCAGGGGTCACCAGCTTTGTGCGTCTACTCAACTTCGGCGATGCGGCATATCACCGCTTTCTGCACCTGTTTCATAGCGACGCTTTGGACTTGGATGTGCTGACTGCTTGCTGGTCTCGCCTGTGCCTCAAGCTGTTTCAGCCGTTCGAGATCGGCTCGCGCGTGGTTCTGCTTGCCGACGGCATCAAGGCACCCAAGGAGGGCAAACGCATGCCGGGCGTGAAGTTGTTACATCAGCAGTCGGCTTCGAACACCAAGCCCGAGTACATCATGGGTCATTCGCTACAGGCGATATCTTTGTTGGTGCACTCCGCAGCGGGGCAAGTGGCAGCAGTGCCGCTGACCTCGCGCATTCACGAAGGGCTGGTGTTCTCCAATCGTGACTCGTCCACGCTGCTTGATAAGTTGGTGAAATTGCTCAAGCGTGTGGCCACTGACATGGATCGCCAGGTGCTGCTTGTTGCCGATGCATATTACGCCAGCGCCAAGGTTATTGCCCCTCTTTTGGCAGCTGGGCATCACCTGATTTCGCGCGCCAAAAGCAATGCGGTAGCCTATCTGCCTGCTGCTCAGCCTGAGCGACGAGGCAAGGGACGCCCTGCCATCTATGGGAGCAAGGTGCGCCTCAAGGACCTGGCCAGCGACGAAGGCGCCTTCACCAGCGCACCAAGTCCAGTCTACGGCGACAGCAACGTGACGCTGCGGTATCGCGCGCTGAATTTGATGTGGCGACCCGTTGGCCGGTTGGTGCGTTTCGTGATCGTTCACCATCCCCAGCGAGGCACAATTTTCCTGCTCTGTACCGACTTGACACTTGAACCATTGCAGATTCTGTCGCTTTACGGCTACCGTTTCAAAATCGAATTGGGGTTTCGTCAAGCGGTGCATGTGCTGGGTGCATATGCCTATCACTTTTGGATGGCCGGCATGAAGCCGCTGCGCCGCGGCAGTGGCGACCAGTATCTGCACCGAGAATCACAAGAGTACCGCGATGGCGTGCGCCGAAAGATGCGCGCCTTCCATGCCTATGTGCAGCTCGGCGCCGTCGCACAGGGACTCCTGCTGCACCTGGCCATAAACCACACAGCGAAGGTTTGGCATGGATTTTGGAGTTGGCTGCGCACCATGAATGTCGCGATGCCTCCATCGGAACTGGTCGTGGCAAACGCCCTGCGCTCAGGCCTGCCAACATTTTTCGCGACTTGCAGTTCGGTACCAGGCCTCACGAAAATCCTCGACAAATATAGGCGCCAAGACGGTCCCCTCCACGATTGGCCACCCATGCAGCGGGCAGCGTAG
- a CDS encoding DUF6788 family protein, which yields MSTRREATLEKQIEKTKQQLVEIGDMRPGTLSTQYNVCGKAGCRCKATPPQKHGPYYQVSYTRKGKSGSKFVKKEDLPEVRRQLKNFERMKILLDRWIDLSMELSTLRLAKTGD from the coding sequence ATGAGCACTCGTCGCGAAGCAACGTTGGAAAAGCAGATAGAGAAGACCAAACAACAATTGGTCGAGATAGGCGACATGCGTCCGGGCACACTGTCAACGCAGTACAACGTATGCGGCAAAGCGGGGTGCCGTTGCAAGGCAACGCCGCCGCAAAAGCATGGTCCCTATTACCAGGTCAGCTATACGCGCAAGGGGAAGAGCGGCAGCAAATTCGTGAAGAAGGAGGATTTGCCAGAGGTGCGCCGTCAACTGAAAAACTTTGAGCGCATGAAGATCCTGTTGGATCGCTGGATCGACCTATCGATGGAGTTGTCAACTTTGCGGCTGGCCAAAACCGGGGACTGA
- a CDS encoding site-specific integrase, whose translation MSAPSSTDEMLIQKLLAHLRDEGYSLRIQRWYPARVRQLLDYCNRNGLSIETVRSGQVTRFLRGQYRLAQRRYSKLPPFQTWRHRYTGAINMMMRLVHGTWPVPDPPCTALEVFHRDIVKDYDAWLRDLRGLHPLTRAKRTKHALQFLTSLGQRADHQGLADLGVCDLDAYLKQCCDGLRRSSIEDRTACLRDFLRHLWRTGCTAVDLASTVIGPHIYEHEDIPVALRTEEVQRVLEVTRKDLSPVGLRDYAILILLSTYGLRAAEVVNLRLDDIDWRRDILRVRHSKTGTYSELPLLREPGEAVLRYVEKARPSSIHRELFLRIQAPHRPFKNGSILNCVTSARLRAAGVTPLGRKGPHAFRHARAVSLLRSGVPLKIIGDVLGHTSAAATAEYLKLATEDLRTIGLDLPGGILP comes from the coding sequence ATGTCCGCTCCGTCATCAACTGATGAGATGTTGATTCAGAAACTGCTGGCTCACCTTAGGGACGAGGGATACTCCCTACGCATCCAGCGGTGGTATCCAGCTCGCGTACGTCAGTTACTGGATTACTGCAACCGTAATGGACTATCGATCGAAACCGTTCGTTCGGGGCAGGTCACGCGGTTCTTGCGTGGGCAATATCGGCTCGCACAGAGACGGTACAGCAAGTTGCCACCGTTTCAGACGTGGCGACATCGATACACCGGTGCCATCAATATGATGATGCGTCTTGTGCATGGAACATGGCCAGTTCCGGATCCACCGTGCACCGCGCTCGAAGTCTTTCATCGCGACATCGTCAAGGACTACGATGCGTGGTTGCGCGACCTGCGTGGACTGCACCCACTGACACGAGCCAAGCGCACCAAGCATGCGCTGCAATTCCTGACGTCACTCGGGCAGCGAGCAGACCACCAGGGTCTTGCTGATCTGGGCGTTTGCGATCTTGACGCGTACTTGAAGCAATGTTGTGACGGATTGCGGCGCAGTTCCATCGAAGATCGAACCGCCTGCCTCCGTGATTTCCTTCGCCACTTATGGCGCACGGGCTGCACGGCCGTCGATCTCGCGAGCACCGTGATTGGGCCGCACATCTATGAGCACGAAGATATTCCGGTCGCCCTTCGGACAGAGGAAGTGCAGCGCGTTCTGGAGGTGACTCGGAAGGATCTCTCGCCAGTTGGTCTGCGCGACTACGCCATCTTGATCCTGTTGTCGACTTACGGATTACGTGCTGCAGAGGTCGTCAATTTGCGCCTGGACGACATCGACTGGAGGCGGGACATTCTTCGCGTGCGCCACTCAAAGACAGGAACCTACTCCGAGCTTCCATTGCTACGCGAACCGGGCGAAGCCGTGCTCCGATACGTGGAGAAGGCGCGCCCGTCAAGCATACATCGGGAGTTATTCCTACGCATCCAGGCGCCGCACCGCCCGTTCAAGAACGGATCGATCCTCAACTGTGTCACGAGCGCTCGTCTGAGGGCGGCTGGAGTCACGCCGCTAGGAAGGAAAGGCCCTCACGCCTTCCGCCACGCACGCGCCGTGAGCCTGCTCCGATCTGGAGTACCGCTCAAGATCATCGGCGACGTGTTGGGCCACACGTCTGCTGCCGCGACCGCAGAGTATCTGAAGCTCGCGACCGAGGATCTGCGAACCATCGGACTTGATCTGCCAGGAGGAATTTTGCCATGA
- a CDS encoding transposase, producing MTIGPELEAQILRYYHVEKWRAGTIARQLHVHRGTVQRVLAQAGLPRIGAVLRPSQIDAYLPFIHETLKRFPSLTASRLYAMVTERGYRGNAHHFRHLISRHRPRSVPEAYLRLRTLPGE from the coding sequence ATGACCATTGGACCCGAACTCGAAGCGCAAATCCTGCGCTACTACCATGTCGAGAAGTGGCGCGCCGGCACCATCGCGCGCCAACTGCATGTGCACCGCGGCACTGTCCAACGCGTGCTGGCCCAGGCCGGATTGCCCCGGATCGGTGCCGTGCTGCGGCCCTCGCAAATCGATGCTTACCTGCCGTTCATCCATGAGACGCTGAAGAGGTTTCCATCGCTTACGGCTAGCCGCCTGTATGCGATGGTCACCGAACGTGGCTACCGGGGCAATGCCCACCACTTCCGGCACCTGATCTCACGGCACCGGCCGCGTTCCGTTCCCGAGGCCTATCTGCGGCTGCGTACGCTGCCCGGTGAGTAA
- a CDS encoding AAA family ATPase, whose product MYRQHFGLRRALLDKDSTELWDDGALAQLTERFQWLLTSPGIGLLTGEPGVGKTAALRHITRTLNPHRYLVIYLAETEFGRVDLYRV is encoded by the coding sequence ATGTACCGACAACACTTCGGCCTGCGTCGTGCGCTGCTGGACAAGGATTCGACCGAACTGTGGGACGACGGTGCGCTCGCCCAGTTGACTGAGCGCTTCCAGTGGCTGCTGACCAGCCCCGGCATCGGCCTGCTCACCGGCGAGCCCGGCGTGGGCAAGACCGCCGCGCTGCGCCACATCACCCGCACGCTCAATCCGCATCGCTATCTGGTCATCTACTTGGCCGAGACCGAGTTCGGGCGCGTCGATCTGTACCGGGTGTGA